One Chloroflexota bacterium genomic window carries:
- a CDS encoding response regulator transcription factor: MDYSGPERRRGGPDRRTIDERTKILIVDNHALFRVGIRNILEKELDFDVVGEADESRRAFDLAIETSPDIILMDHSVPGSGGIETTQRIKRELPSAAIIVLAANEDEDALFDAIKAGAAAFILKDVGPDDLVTIIRRVSQGEYLINDKVFAKPAVASRVLKEFRELAVYGQEAAPIFAPLSPREVEILDNIAQGMTNKQVAYALSISEQTVKNHMSSILRKLSVNDRTQAVVYAMRQGWIRMPED; encoded by the coding sequence ATGGACTACAGCGGACCCGAGCGGCGGCGGGGCGGGCCGGACCGCCGGACGATCGACGAGCGGACGAAGATCCTCATCGTCGACAACCACGCCCTGTTCCGGGTCGGCATCCGGAACATCCTCGAGAAGGAGCTCGACTTCGACGTCGTCGGCGAGGCCGACGAGAGCCGGCGCGCCTTCGACCTCGCGATCGAGACATCCCCGGACATCATCCTCATGGATCACTCCGTCCCGGGCTCCGGCGGGATCGAGACGACCCAGCGGATCAAGCGGGAGCTGCCGAGCGCGGCGATCATCGTCCTCGCGGCGAACGAGGACGAGGACGCGCTGTTCGACGCGATCAAGGCCGGGGCGGCGGCGTTCATCCTCAAGGATGTCGGGCCGGACGACCTGGTGACGATCATCCGTCGCGTCTCCCAGGGCGAGTACCTCATCAACGACAAGGTGTTCGCCAAGCCGGCAGTCGCGTCGCGCGTCCTCAAGGAGTTCCGCGAGCTCGCGGTGTACGGCCAGGAGGCCGCCCCGATCTTCGCTCCGCTCTCGCCCCGCGAGGTCGAGATCCTCGACAACATCGCCCAGGGGATGACGAACAAGCAGGTCGCCTATGCGCTGAGCATCAGCGAGCAGACGGTGAAGAACCACATGAGCTCGATCCTCCGCAAGCTGTCCGTGAACGACCGGACCCAGGCCGTCGTGTACGCCATGCGACAGGGCTGGATCCGGATGCCGGAGGACTGA
- a CDS encoding Flp family type IVb pilin produces the protein MALIHSVLASLRRDEEGQGLAEYALILALIAVIAIIALIFLGGQVKTILSTVGSSI, from the coding sequence ATGGCGCTCATCCACTCGGTCCTCGCCTCGCTTCGGCGGGACGAGGAGGGCCAGGGTCTCGCCGAATACGCGCTGATCCTCGCCCTCATCGCGGTCATCGCGATCATCGCCCTCATCTTCCTCGGCGGCCAGGTCAAGACGATCCTCAGCACGGTCGGCAGCTCGATCTGA
- a CDS encoding Flp family type IVb pilin, with the protein MSATVADIRRAAGQGIVEYGLILSLMAVVAIVILVVFGRTLADVLAAIGTAIDRAN; encoded by the coding sequence CTGAGCGCGACGGTGGCCGACATCCGAAGGGCGGCAGGTCAGGGGATCGTGGAGTACGGGCTCATCCTCAGCCTCATGGCCGTCGTCGCGATCGTCATCCTCGTAGTCTTCGGGAGGACCCTCGCGGACGTCCTTGCCGCCATCGGAACGGCGATCGATCGCGCCAACTGA
- a CDS encoding sensor histidine kinase: MDRSTARSTADPRGDPFDSLHAEAKAALSQAANSVRSIRDRYREAYHGELARWHAVHDEVDPGGSPPGPDRSMVTELGEALGVHERELSRLDLAQRSLESSWLFLEHGDVTLISDPASVSLPTDLQMRILEAQEAERGRLAQDVHDGPAQALTNAIFQVEYIERVLHEDPALVRTEIGILRAQLRRELDEVRTFITHLRPPLLDQLGLDGAIAEAAATLAAVAGMRVDTALGAPADHLAETEQTVALRIVQEALQNVRKHAAADGVTVSSRMAGPDWILEVRDDGRGFDVGTVAARGRRNFGLQFMRERAELIGARFDVRSSPAEGTTVTLTIPTGEENR, translated from the coding sequence ATGGACCGATCCACCGCCCGATCCACCGCCGATCCCCGCGGGGATCCCTTCGACAGCCTCCACGCGGAGGCGAAGGCCGCCCTCAGCCAGGCGGCGAACAGTGTCCGCTCGATCCGTGACCGCTACCGCGAGGCCTATCACGGCGAGCTGGCTCGCTGGCATGCCGTTCACGATGAGGTCGATCCGGGCGGCAGTCCCCCAGGCCCCGATCGGAGCATGGTGACGGAGCTCGGCGAGGCGCTCGGGGTCCACGAGCGCGAGCTCTCGCGACTCGATCTCGCCCAGCGGAGCCTCGAGAGCTCATGGCTCTTCCTCGAGCACGGAGACGTCACGCTCATCAGCGACCCGGCGTCGGTGAGTCTGCCGACGGACCTCCAGATGCGGATCCTCGAGGCGCAGGAGGCCGAGCGCGGCCGGCTGGCCCAGGACGTCCACGACGGCCCCGCCCAGGCGCTGACGAACGCGATCTTCCAGGTCGAGTACATCGAGCGGGTGCTCCACGAGGATCCGGCGCTCGTCCGGACGGAGATCGGGATCCTTCGTGCCCAGCTCCGGCGCGAGCTCGACGAGGTCCGGACGTTCATCACCCACCTGCGCCCGCCGCTTCTCGATCAGCTCGGCCTGGATGGGGCGATCGCCGAGGCTGCGGCCACGCTCGCGGCCGTCGCCGGCATGCGGGTCGATACCGCCCTCGGCGCGCCGGCCGACCACCTCGCCGAGACCGAGCAGACGGTCGCCCTGCGCATCGTCCAGGAGGCGCTCCAGAATGTCCGCAAGCACGCTGCCGCCGACGGGGTTACCGTGTCGAGCCGGATGGCCGGCCCGGACTGGATCCTCGAGGTCCGGGACGACGGTCGGGGCTTCGATGTCGGGACCGTGGCGGCGCGGGGGCGCCGGAACTTCGGGCTCCAGTTCATGCGCGAGCGGGCGGAACTCATCGGAGCGCGATTCGACGTTCGGTCGAGCCCTGCTGAGGGAACGACGGTGACACTGACCATCCCGACCGGAGAGGAGAACAGGTGA